In Campylobacter vulpis, a genomic segment contains:
- a CDS encoding tetratricopeptide repeat protein gives MDFFFVEYRDPIVGLIFLTLLILIVALAHYAWRIFADKDEEQKLEKFIKKFELENAHKELLRSENLSFSNLSFLAEIFTKSGEFEKSSGIYLIALEKTRDKDEQEAIFLALAKVYFKAGFLEKCTEVLLNALKIRPRNKEALKLLKISYLKLKKYKENLELLECLFELGEDIKEEAEFIKALALENKENAKEQIIKLDDNAPLKRYMFEKYGIFKKQEFAQICDVLYKSKEPINTDDEEYYEYFYMLGLVEKKEGFTFKNSHFKMYHILRQNHFKTRLEFSYMCLECKSIMPLFFYHCPVCYEFNRCKILYEVKNDEMC, from the coding sequence ATGGACTTTTTCTTTGTGGAATACAGAGACCCCATAGTTGGGCTAATTTTTCTTACCTTACTTATCTTAATCGTGGCTTTAGCACACTATGCGTGGAGGATTTTTGCAGATAAAGATGAGGAGCAAAAACTAGAAAAATTTATTAAAAAATTTGAGCTTGAAAATGCTCATAAAGAGCTTTTAAGAAGTGAGAATTTGAGCTTTTCAAACCTTAGCTTTTTGGCTGAAATTTTTACTAAGAGTGGGGAATTTGAAAAATCAAGTGGAATTTATTTAATCGCCTTAGAAAAAACAAGGGATAAAGACGAACAAGAAGCTATTTTTCTAGCCTTAGCGAAAGTTTATTTTAAGGCGGGATTTTTAGAAAAATGCACAGAGGTGCTTTTAAATGCCCTTAAAATTCGCCCCCGCAACAAAGAAGCCTTAAAACTGCTTAAAATAAGCTATCTTAAGCTTAAAAAATATAAAGAAAATTTAGAGCTTTTGGAGTGTTTGTTTGAGTTGGGAGAGGACATTAAGGAAGAGGCGGAATTTATCAAAGCTTTAGCACTTGAAAATAAAGAAAATGCAAAAGAGCAAATTATAAAGCTTGATGACAATGCCCCCTTAAAACGCTATATGTTTGAAAAATATGGCATTTTTAAAAAACAAGAATTCGCACAAATTTGTGATGTGCTTTATAAGAGTAAAGAGCCTATCAATACGGACGATGAGGAGTATTATGAGTATTTTTATATGCTAGGTTTAGTGGAGAAAAAAGAGGGCTTTACTTTTAAAAATTCCCATTTTAAGATGTATCACATTTTAAGGCAAAATCATTTTAAAACAAGGCTTGAATTTTCTTATATGTGTTTAGAGTGCAAGAGCATTATGCCGCTTTTTTTCTACCACTGCCCTGTGTGCTATGAATTTAATCGTTGTAAAATTTTATATGAGGTTAAAAATGATGAAATGTGTTGA
- the rnc gene encoding ribonuclease III produces the protein MAKLERLEARLNYKFKDKNLLICALTHKSAKKNYNNERLEFLGDAVLDLVVGEFLFHKFKNEAEGDLSKLRAALVNEKSFAKIASSLNLGAFIFMSVAEQNNGGKNKPSILSDAFEALIGALHLEAGFIKAKEIALRLIEENFPSIDAKSLFKDYKTKLQEITQAKMGLTPEYETLRAFGPDHQKSFEVALNLEGKEMARAIASSKKEAQQMAAKITLEKLGAL, from the coding sequence ATGGCTAAACTCGAACGCTTAGAAGCAAGGCTAAATTACAAATTTAAAGATAAAAATCTTCTTATCTGTGCCCTAACGCACAAAAGTGCAAAGAAAAATTATAATAATGAAAGGCTGGAATTTTTAGGCGATGCGGTGCTTGATTTAGTTGTGGGGGAATTTTTGTTTCATAAATTTAAAAATGAAGCGGAGGGGGATTTATCCAAGCTTAGAGCCGCCCTTGTCAATGAAAAATCTTTTGCTAAAATCGCCAGCTCTCTTAATCTAGGTGCTTTTATCTTTATGAGTGTAGCCGAGCAAAATAACGGCGGTAAAAACAAGCCCTCCATACTTTCAGACGCCTTTGAAGCCTTAATCGGTGCTTTGCATTTAGAGGCTGGTTTTATCAAGGCTAAAGAAATCGCACTAAGGCTTATAGAGGAGAATTTTCCAAGCATTGATGCGAAGAGCTTATTTAAGGACTATAAAACAAAACTTCAAGAAATCACACAAGCCAAAATGGGCTTAACACCTGAATATGAAACGCTAAGAGCCTTTGGACCTGACCATCAAAAAAGCTTTGAAGTCGCCCTCAATTTAGAGGGTAAGGAAATGGCAAGAGCCATAGCAAGCAGCAAAAAAGAAGCCCAGCAAATGGCAGCAAAAATCACTTTAGAAAAGTTAGGAGCATTATGA
- the rnhA gene encoding ribonuclease HI: MKCVEIYTDGSCLNNPGFGGYAYIVRYKEHEKVGVGAEENTTNNRMELKAIIKALEILKEPCVVNLYTDSNLMVQSINEWLDGWVKKNFKGRKNTDLWREYLRVSKEHKIEAFWIKAHNGHKENERCDTLAREAALKLQRKYKEAQWLNSNA; this comes from the coding sequence ATGAAATGTGTTGAAATTTATACCGATGGTTCTTGCTTAAATAACCCGGGCTTTGGGGGTTATGCTTATATCGTGCGTTATAAAGAACACGAAAAAGTGGGTGTTGGTGCTGAAGAAAACACGACTAATAATAGAATGGAGCTAAAGGCTATCATTAAGGCTTTAGAGATACTTAAAGAGCCTTGCGTGGTTAATCTTTACACAGACTCAAATTTAATGGTGCAAAGCATTAATGAGTGGCTTGATGGTTGGGTAAAGAAAAATTTCAAGGGTAGGAAAAATACCGATTTATGGCGTGAGTATTTACGCGTCTCAAAAGAGCATAAAATCGAGGCTTTTTGGATTAAAGCACACAACGGACATAAAGAAAATGAGCGTTGCGACACTTTAGCAAGAGAGGCAGCACTTAAGCTACAAAGAAAATATAAGGAAGCACAATGGCTAAACTCGAACGCTTAG